The following DNA comes from Phoenix dactylifera cultivar Barhee BC4 unplaced genomic scaffold, palm_55x_up_171113_PBpolish2nd_filt_p 000502F, whole genome shotgun sequence.
ATCTTTATTGTATAACCCAACAGAAAATGCATGTTACAGTCAATAATAACGAATGCTCATGTGAAGAGCAAAGtagcacaaatggcacaaaatGCTTAAAGTTCAAACACAATGTTTAAATACAAAGGAgaatctatttaataaaaaaagaaagctgCAAGTACCTGAAAACCTTTTCCCTTTGTAATGCCTGTGACATCAACAAACTGACCAGGAACAAAATGGCGAACTGTGATGGAAGTACCAACCGGAAGAAGAGCATCCTCTGTTACCGGAAACTCCTTCAGCTTCCTCTTCAAAGGAACTCCTTGAGCTCTGAAATGGCCCACCTCAGGCTTCGTCAAATGTTTCTCCTTCTTTTGCCCTGCTCCAATCTAACtaccaccaaagaaaatatcacTCAGAATCCTGCTCCAATCTAACTACCACAAAAGAAAATATCACTCGGAATTCCAAAAGAAGGTATATTATTACATTCAGGACCACATTTACCCCCATATTGCAACCCAATCACAACCAAAAATGACTTAAACTAAATAATACGACTCACCAATATCATCAATGAACGTATAACTCAAACTCCTCGAATCCTAAGTCCTAGCTCTAAAGAAAATTATAAAACCCTAAATAAAAATCCTCAGAGCACCAAACAGAAGGCCATCAAGACTAGATCTTTCGTGCCGTTGGATCGTACCTGCAAGGCAAAGATCCCCTCCTTCTCGACAGTCTTCACCTGGGAGACGGTGTTGTCGTCCAACCAAAGGACCGTGATTGGAATCCTAGCGCCCCACTTGTCCCACAGTGCCGTCATTCCGCACTTGACGGCGATGGCTCCGGTCCTCCTCGAATTGGGGGCCATCACCCCGGGCTTCGCCTCGATGACCCGGCCATCGCCGCAGCCTCCGCCGGCGAGACTATACTCGCCGGCGTCGACGAGGGACTCCACGCTGAAGCTCCGGTGGAGGGGAAACGGTACCCGAGGGCCGGAAGAGAGGAAGCGGAGGCGGGCGACGAGACCTCTAGAGGCGGCGGACATGGCGGCGCGCGGAGGAGAGctcagggggagagagagaggtgggcggCGAGGGAAGCAGAGTGCATGGCGGTGGAGGCGGCTAATCTTTTTTtacgaggaagaagagagagaagttggGGAGGAAAGAAGGGAGGGTTTAAGTGAGGTATGGAGGGAATGGCGACGGCGGCCGGTAGGGTTTAGTGGCTTTGCAGCCTGCCAAAATGCTTGCTTGCGTTGTTGCATGAAATATCTAAATTACCAGTACTCTTGAACTAACATGGAAGAGAAAAATGTTAAGGCCCGCTTTGGATAATCCATAGGACCGGCATTAATGGATATGAGGCCTGGCCCGGCCCAAATTGACTGGATCTCCCTAACCCATCCAACAcatgaagaaacaaaaaaaaaaaaaactccacagactcttcttcttcttcttctttctgcttcttcttctgACTCCAGCCGATTCCTAGTCCACTACCCATCGACCGTTGCCGCTCTCCATGAATTCTGCTCGACGGTACAAAATTATCTAAACAGAtcctaaataaatttttataatttcCATGGGGTTATATCTCttctcttcattttcttttatactAAAATTTATGTGAGATATAGGAAAGGTTATGGTAAGAGAAAGATCGGACGGTTGAAATTTTCTATGGCTATAGTGATTTCTAACCATTAGATGAAGACCTATGGATCCTCTATGATGTTGCACAAATCCTAATTATCAAAGGATGAtgcgaaaaacaatccaatttTAGCCGGAGggaaaaaataatgaagaaattTCATTGTATTATTGGACTCGAGATAAGTGTGGTTTAGTTTGGAACAGTGAAGCTAAAGTATATTTCAAAGTATTTAATCCGCTAACAGAAAACCTTTTTGGACCACAGTGGGAGTTTACTGGAAAGGGGATTTAATAGGAAAATACGTGGTGTACTGCCTCAAAAGTTTATTGTAAGTGCAATGCATAGGATAGGACATAAAGAGAATATTTTAACTCTCCAAGTTAGAACCGTATAATCTCGAGGAAAGCTGTGAATTGATCTATGTGAAGTCTAGCATAAGCACGGCTTGAAATAGCATATCAAGCTCCATTAGAATGCAATTGTGTCAAGCTTGAACCATgttctaatatataatttgaaCTTAAAGATCCAAGTTATTAGGCATCTACCCTTGGCCACAACTCtcattttgttctttcttttccaGTTTTCTTATTTTGCGCTTGAATGGGCCGGCCTGAGCCATGCTCGGCGAGTGCTGCAGACTAGCTCTATCATACTTGAGAGAGAGACGGCCACTATGATTGGATGTAATCAGGATGGTACTAACGGCGTTGGAGGGGGTCATCTCTTGCTTCAGGACATTCGGATTATATTGAGTGGTGGCGTGGTCTtccaggccaagcatatttTCAAAAAGACAAATGGAGCCACGGACTGAGTAGCTTCATATATAGCCAATCACTTCGCATGCACTCTGTAGGTTGGAAAAGGGGAGTTGCTGAGAGTACTCCGAAATTTGATGTTTTCTGATTCTATTGGATATATCCGTAGTAGAACGGTATGAATCATccgtttcaacaaaaaaaataaaaaataaaagtacgACTACACTGCCTTATGCCATTCCTCTTTGCTCTTTTGCATGACTCTCCacactcttctctctccttagTCGCTTTTATCACAAGGCTCCCAACATTGGTTTCTATTTTCATTATTCTTCCTTGTGGTTGGTTGACATGAAATCCAAATTTATATCTTTCTACAGGATGTCTTGCATCTCTAGAATTCATAGACCACATGCAACACATATACCACGCactagtgtgtgtgtgtgtatattaaAACTCTGGAATATAAGATATGGTAACATCATTCAATGGATGGTACCATGCATGGGATGCACGTGAGAAGAAGATATGATGGCTCCAATCTCTTATAATATGCAAATTCTAGCCATCAGATGATGTGGAGATATAGTATTCCTTTGACATATTGCTCAAATCATGATCATTAGATAATATGGAGAATAAttcaattttcaaaaaaaaaaaggcaaaacaagaaaataaaggaatggagaaatttattaaaaaaggaGAGTTAATTTGAAATTAAGAGTACTATTCTCAAAAGTTTTGATTATAATGATAGAAGTTTAGGTTGTTTCTTACATATGCAATGCTTAGGATAAGAAATGTGCAGAGTAGCAATCTTAAAGATCATATTCAATAAAAATAGTCCAAAAATatcacttaaaaaaataaataaatatatatatatatatatatatatatatatatatatatatatatattagtacaACGGCAGTTTATATTCTGTG
Coding sequences within:
- the LOC103707681 gene encoding 50S ribosomal protein L3-2, mitochondrial, with translation MSAASRGLVARLRFLSSGPRVPFPLHRSFSVESLVDAGEYSLAGGGCGDGRVIEAKPGVMAPNSRRTGAIAVKCGMTALWDKWGARIPITVLWLDDNTVSQVKTVEKEGIFALQIGAGQKKEKHLTKPEVGHFRAQGVPLKRKLKEFPVTEDALLPVGTSITVRHFVPGQFVDVTGITKGKGFQGGMKRWGFSGMPASHGASLSHRSIGSTGQRDAPGKVFKGKKMPGHMGDKQCTVKNVWVYKIDPARNLMWVKGQVPGAEGNFVFIKDAVYKKPDVSLLPFPTHFAPEGEETSDLEPLVADLGDVDPFMAAD